A DNA window from Candidatus Zixiibacteriota bacterium contains the following coding sequences:
- a CDS encoding bifunctional UDP-3-O-[3-hydroxymyristoyl] N-acetylglucosamine deacetylase/3-hydroxyacyl-ACP dehydratase — protein sequence MFTNQRTIKKRISLSGVGLHTGGQTTITFVPAPINHSVTFFRTDLENCPQIPADIEHVVDITRGTTIGINNIKIHTVEHVLAAIAGLQIDNLIVELSNSEPPVIDGSAKPFVDKLLEAGIAKQDAPKNYLEIDTPLSYSEKDRGIDIVVTPSNDLRITFMIDYKNPALGTQYTTLVDLDKEFVDEFAASRTFCFLSEVEELHKAGLIKGAGLDSAIVFVDRELTNKKADELKQITGLKEKVFVGKTGILNDVPLRFYNEPARHKLVDLLGDLFLIGVPLKAHILAARSGHAANVELAKKIRTILEKKLLTSRYGSESSNGKYLLDINAIIKAMPHRYPMLLIDRIIDLEPKKKVVAIKNVTFNEPHFLGHFPDHPVMPGVLIVEAMAQAGGFMLLNSIEEPDKKLFYFMGIDGVRFRKPVVPGDQLRFEIEMVQYRPRSCKISGKSYVDGKVVAEGTFFAVIVDR from the coding sequence ATGTTTACTAATCAGCGTACAATAAAAAAACGAATTTCACTGTCAGGAGTCGGTCTTCACACTGGCGGTCAAACAACAATAACTTTTGTGCCGGCGCCTATTAATCACAGCGTAACTTTTTTCCGCACCGATTTGGAGAACTGCCCTCAGATACCCGCAGATATAGAACATGTTGTTGATATTACACGGGGGACAACTATTGGCATTAATAATATTAAAATTCATACTGTTGAACATGTTCTGGCGGCGATTGCCGGACTTCAAATTGACAATTTGATTGTAGAACTCTCGAACTCTGAACCGCCCGTCATTGACGGCTCAGCCAAACCTTTCGTTGATAAGCTCCTCGAAGCCGGGATAGCCAAGCAGGATGCGCCGAAAAACTATCTCGAAATCGACACGCCTCTGTCCTACTCGGAGAAAGACAGAGGGATTGATATCGTAGTAACCCCATCAAATGATCTGCGCATCACCTTTATGATTGATTATAAGAATCCGGCCTTGGGCACACAGTATACCACACTGGTAGATTTAGACAAAGAGTTCGTTGATGAATTTGCCGCTTCGAGAACGTTTTGTTTTTTAAGCGAGGTTGAAGAACTTCATAAAGCCGGCCTTATTAAAGGAGCCGGATTAGACTCGGCAATTGTATTTGTCGATAGAGAACTCACCAATAAGAAAGCAGATGAACTCAAACAGATAACCGGCTTGAAAGAAAAGGTTTTTGTTGGTAAAACGGGTATCTTAAATGATGTGCCATTGCGTTTCTATAATGAACCGGCGCGACACAAATTAGTTGACCTTCTCGGCGACCTGTTCTTGATTGGAGTGCCGCTCAAAGCTCATATATTAGCCGCGCGTTCCGGCCATGCCGCTAATGTGGAACTGGCTAAAAAAATCCGAACGATTCTTGAGAAAAAACTGCTAACATCAAGGTATGGTTCTGAATCTTCAAATGGAAAATATCTATTAGATATTAATGCTATTATAAAAGCGATGCCTCATCGCTATCCAATGCTGTTAATCGATAGAATTATTGATTTGGAGCCGAAGAAAAAAGTTGTTGCGATAAAAAATGTTACTTTTAACGAACCTCATTTTCTCGGTCATTTCCCGGATCATCCGGTTATGCCCGGAGTGCTTATTGTTGAGGCAATGGCGCAGGCTGGCGGTTTCATGCTTTTAAATTCCATAGAGGAACCCGACAAAAAACTTTTTTATTTTATGGGCATTGATGGTGTCCGGTTCCGTAAACCTGTTGTTCCCGGCGACCAGCTTCGTTTTGAAATCGAGATGGTCCAATACCGTCCAAGATCATGCAAAATTAGCGGCAAGTCTTATGTTGACGGGAAAGTTGTAGCCGAGGGAACATTCTTTGCGGTAATTGTTGACAGATAG
- a CDS encoding YifB family Mg chelatase-like AAA ATPase, with protein sequence MLAKVFSSALLGIESYIVEVEIDVSAQLPAFNTVGLPEGAVREARERVTAAIKNSGYLFPAKRITVNLAPADVKKSGSAFDLPMAVGILAAIGQLVNQEIEDYLLIGELSLDGKLRPVPGVLSIAIEAGKKGFKGIILPAENADEAAIADNITVYPAKNLIQVIEFLDNETGITPHKINLGDIFSKSRNYVVDFSDVKGQEHAKRALEIAAAGGHNIIMIGPPGSGKTMLAKRFPTILPDMTLAEALETTKIYSAGGHLMPGQALVATRPFRSPHHTISDIGLTGGTNNLVPGEVSLSHNGVLFLDELPEFNKNSLEALRQPLENGFINITRAAGSVAYPASFILATALNPCPCGYYGDPNHNCSCSSGQIQKYISKISGPLLDRIDIHIEVPAVKFKELSSLANGEASEAIRKRANEARQVQIERFADSDGTFCNAQMETRMVRDICKIDDESLSLLKTAITRLGLSARAYDRILKVSRTIADLEGLENIKAHHISEAIGYRNLDRNYWAT encoded by the coding sequence AGTCGAGGTGGAAATTGATGTTTCCGCTCAATTACCAGCGTTTAATACTGTAGGCTTGCCGGAGGGGGCTGTTCGGGAAGCTCGAGAGAGAGTTACCGCCGCTATAAAGAATTCCGGCTACCTTTTTCCGGCCAAACGAATCACGGTAAATCTGGCTCCTGCCGATGTTAAAAAATCGGGTTCCGCTTTTGATTTGCCTATGGCAGTGGGGATATTAGCGGCTATAGGCCAGCTTGTAAATCAGGAAATTGAAGATTACCTGCTTATTGGCGAACTATCCTTAGATGGCAAACTAAGGCCGGTTCCGGGTGTTTTATCAATAGCGATTGAGGCAGGCAAGAAAGGTTTCAAGGGAATCATCCTGCCTGCGGAGAATGCCGATGAGGCGGCAATCGCTGATAATATAACAGTATACCCGGCGAAGAATTTGATTCAGGTTATCGAGTTTCTCGATAATGAAACTGGCATTACTCCTCATAAAATTAACCTTGGAGATATATTCTCAAAAAGCAGAAATTACGTAGTAGATTTTTCTGATGTTAAGGGCCAGGAACACGCCAAACGCGCTTTAGAAATCGCTGCGGCTGGCGGACACAACATTATAATGATTGGCCCGCCAGGCTCTGGCAAGACAATGCTTGCCAAACGGTTTCCGACTATATTGCCCGATATGACGCTTGCCGAAGCGCTTGAGACAACAAAGATATACTCAGCCGGCGGTCATTTAATGCCGGGTCAGGCATTAGTGGCCACTCGGCCATTTAGGTCGCCTCATCATACGATTTCCGATATTGGGTTAACGGGCGGAACAAACAACCTTGTGCCGGGTGAAGTAAGCCTGTCTCATAACGGTGTACTGTTTCTTGATGAGCTGCCCGAATTCAATAAGAATTCCCTCGAAGCACTCCGTCAACCGCTGGAAAATGGCTTTATTAATATAACTCGCGCCGCCGGGTCGGTAGCATATCCCGCCTCATTTATACTTGCCACTGCTTTAAACCCCTGTCCATGCGGTTATTATGGCGATCCAAATCATAATTGCTCATGTTCCAGCGGCCAAATCCAGAAATATATCTCCAAAATATCAGGACCGCTGTTAGATCGCATAGATATTCACATTGAGGTGCCGGCAGTAAAGTTTAAAGAGCTGTCAAGTTTAGCGAATGGTGAAGCATCTGAAGCGATACGCAAACGAGCTAATGAGGCTCGTCAGGTTCAGATTGAACGATTCGCCGATTCTGACGGCACATTCTGCAATGCTCAAATGGAAACACGAATGGTCAGGGATATTTGCAAAATCGACGATGAGTCGTTATCACTGCTGAAAACAGCTATTACTCGTTTAGGCTTATCGGCAAGAGCCTATGACAGGATATTAAAAGTAAGCCGCACAATTGCCGATCTTGAGGGCTTAGAGAATATTAAGGCTCACCATATCTCAGAGGCAATAGGCTACCGTAATCTTGATAGAAACTACTGGGCAACTTAA